From the Lytechinus variegatus isolate NC3 chromosome 5, Lvar_3.0, whole genome shotgun sequence genome, the window AATGCCAAATATATAGAGTCCTTCAAAGCCAACCTTAATACATATCTATTCtcatcatatttcaaataacacCCCCCTCTCTGTGTAATAATTCCCTCTGCACCTCTAAATAGGAAACTAGATAGAAGGCGCACtctaaatgctatatattattatgataaatgtTTAATAAAGGATTTGGATTCTGTCAAAACAATGGTTTTAATGGTTTTACAGCTTTctctttttaaataataataataatgggtatttagaggcgctaaaaacaaaaagtaccatagcaTGTACAAAAGTAGGAAACAATTTAATATTTGCAATGATTactacaatattcaagataaaaagggaaatattaattattgaggaaaaaggtatgtcttaagggatgatttgaagccaagaacactggaaacatttcttattgaaagagGGATAGCATTCCAAGTTATGGCAGCTGCTACAGCAAACCATTTTTCGGCAGAGGAGAGTTTTAAAGATgtgatgttaaaaaaaaaacggcttCTGAAAATGCAAATCTTTTCACCATTGCTCAACTTTTACAGAACTTAGAACTTTTACCCTCAGTTTTAGACAATTGCACAATTTTTACACGAACTAAGGCACAATTGCTTAATTGAATCAATATGCTTTGTTGTACCGACACCAGCGGATTCCTTCAATGCCGCCCACACCACCTCCTCATCCCCCTCTGCCGGATGATGTTGAAGATATGGACAAAGAGGCTCTGCATTCTATGTTGATGTCTTGGTATATGAGTGGCTATCATACTGGTTATTATGAGGTAGGTTCGTGTCCTTTCTTTAACCATTGAGGGGCACATTTCGGAAAGACATATAGGATTTATAAGTTTGCCACTTTGAAAGCTACCATGtaaatcttgatttttattgactACTGAGTCATATGTTATTCATATTCACCCAGATCATTTGGCACAAGattatcatttatatatatagtaTGCAAACACCAACTTGGTGGTCTTTGTGTTGGATTCTGTTACAGTTCTTTTTTATGCCGCAGcccattttacatgtacatgtacgtgtaagTGATTGCCACAGGTATTATGTTTACAGGTCATTTGGGGGATAATAGTTTAACAGATCAACCTCAGACTTTGGCAAAGTATTCTTATAGGAGTGACAGTATTCTGATTAGTTTGGGGTCATGAAAGCAAAGGTTATTAATATAAATTGTTATCATGAAAACCTAAGAACCTTTCAAGAGATAAACTTAAAACTTGgtttatgtatttatgtatatatgtgAATGATGATGATCTGCTTCAATTTTGGGGTTGCAAGCCACAGAGGTCATTATTTGAAAGCTTAAAAGTTACGTGTGTAATATATTCTTCATATATCTGGCAATTGCAGAGGCATAAGTTAGAGTATCAGTCGAGAACCCATTTAGGGCAATTTTGGGGTTGCAAGCCACAGAGGTCATTATTTGAAAGCTTAAAAGTTACGTGTGTAATATATTCTTCATATATCTGGCAATTGCAGAGGCATAAGTTAGAGTATCAGTCGAGAACCCATCTAGTTTGTGTTTTTCACCACAGCTTTTAAACTAATTTCCTATTATCATGATACCTTAGGGTctgaagaaatcaaagaaaaccaGTGACAGTACTACCTCAAAGATTAAGGAAGATGATACAACCCCAAGAAGAGCGGGGCAAGGAAGACAGTCTAGGGCAAAAGACGAGGTCAAGGAAGCAACTCCATCTCAACCTGACGAGAAGTCTCAAGACATCAGCCAGGaatcatgacaatgaaatgaaatgggggTATGAAGAGGATGAAGTTGGTTTCCTCAAGTCAAGGTAGTAGGTAGGGGTAGCATTTCTCTGCTTATTATTGTGAAAAGTGACAAGAATTGTTTGAATTGGTTTATATGTGAGAAGAAGATGGAGTAGGGAATAGAAATCCCTCAGACATTGGTTTTTGTTCCATGTTATTAAAGTGAAGTGCATGTATTGATTTGATGAGGAAAGTTAAGGCAAGTCTTTCACACAGGGAAGCCGCGTTTGGCTTTTCATGACCAGTGCTCACATTTTATCAGAGACAAATTAATTGAGAATGCAGGAAACCCACTATGCATAGACGCCTTTGTGGTGGAATTCCTACTTAAAAACTCTACTCAGTCCTTTGACTAGTGGCATAGGTTATCTGAAAAGGATTTGAgaaatgaagatatgattgtgAACAGAAATCACTGTGAAACCATGTTTGTTCCATGTTAAGTAGAGTATTGACTTGCAGAGGAGCATTATCTTGCATGATGTTGGAGTTGTAAGGTTGATGAAAGGATGATGTCATAGAACTGCCTTCGAATAGTCTGAATAATCCGCCACAAATTTGTTTAGTGGCTGGTTAAAAAGTGAGCTTAATAAATGACTTTTATTTGATCATAGCCCATATTTTCAAGCGACGGATATGAGCCGAGGATGTGACTCCAATCTGCCGCATTTCTCATATGTGAGACCAAAGTCggattgaaataaattaatgaatattattttctgagATTTGATACTTCAAACATAAAAGTGGTCAAACAAGccataaaaatcaaacaaattgactCAATTTGTtttgatgtgaataaaaaggGAAGAATGTTGACCCGACCGCTCTCTGACAACATAGTTCCTGATCAGAAGCCGAGCCGAGGATGTGACTCCAATCTGCCGCATTTCTCATATGTGAGACCAAAGTCggattgaaataaattaatgaatattattttctgagATTTGATACTTCAAACATAAAAGTGGTCAAACAAGCcataaaaattaaacaaattgaCTCAATTTGTtttgatgtgaataaaaaggGAAGAATGTTGACCCGACCGCTCTCTGACAACATAGTTCCTGATCAGAAGATGATTAGGAATTTCTAGGTATTCCATATAACAGTATTTTTGTGCCAGTTGACTTTAATAGCACCAGCATTACAAGAGGTTTTCAGAATGTTACTGTACATTAGTTTTCTGGCACATTTCCTGAATGATGacatgtatatttgttatttcattcaACCCCTACTTTTTTCAGAGATGGAAcagcaataaaaaataaaaggtggCAATGCATTTGATAATGATTAAGAAATGGTATTTGATTTCACTATTGAATGAGAACTTATCTTTATGTTTAAATGGTCATTCAAAGGAATATCCAGTGATTCAATGATGAAAAATCAATAAGGTTTTCATATACACTGTATTGAGATAATACCCAAGCAAGGGATATACTTTAAATAATGTTCATTATCCAAGGAACCAAATTACAATCAACGAGGCTTGACATCTTGGTTTCTAATCCCAGTGACCCAAGAACAACCATATTAATGTGCTATATTAATACTTATTATTGTGTGCCTTGTAGAATTCTAAAGGAGGATCTCCCTGAGTCCCTTCTCTCAATCACCCcattctttctctccccctctccccatCCAAGTCCTGTCTCCCTTCGcccccatctctctccctccccttctCCACTCTTTTTCTACATCTCTTtccaattccccccccccccactctctaTCTATCACTCTCTATTTTATAGTTGGTCTTTTCAACTATCAGAAAAAACACGGTTATGAACACTGTCTCAATTTAATTATGGCTTTTATGTGTTTTGCCTGACCAAACAATTACAACAACTTATTGATGGActatatttaaatcaaataatgaaaatatttttcccgGGCATGTTGatcattcattttgataatcctaactctttaaattcatgaattgatttttacaataaatgacTTATAAGCAAGTGAATTATAAGAAGAATAAATATGTACTGCTATAAAACAATATGAGTTTTTCTTTAAGCTGGTTTCCGCCTGAaccatttaaaaacaaaattcctTAGCCTTGGCTGTTTTTATCATGagttttgtctgatttttatctTAAATGAATATGGAGATGATGAAAGATACGCAGATGAGAGtagaaaaataagatatgatAGATTTTTGGAGAGAAGGTGATAAgagagaacaagaagaaaaaaaataataatggccTAACAGGTCTCTTTTAAAAATGTCACCACTCTTGAGTGTCTCAATTGTTTTATCTAATGTCCAGAGCAATGTTCATTGCTGTTGAGCATCAGATGAAATAGTCTCTTGAGGATGTAACTGCTAATGGTGTCCATAcaataaaatggaagaaaaggagaaatgtTGCCCGTCACAAAAGAATGTTGGACACTTTTAAAAGTGCATGAAGAGATATTCATTTTCTGCCTCATAGGagtgaattagaaaaaaatattttcagtatGGAAGTTGTCAAGTACCATTCATAACAATAAAGCTACATTCATTAGAAGCACAAGATGAGAATAGTAGAGATTCTGCCACTTCTCTTGCTGGACACCCACAATTTAGAGAATACTGACCTGTAAGAAATATTTTAGTATTACATGTCCTAATGCTCTGGCAGACCCCTTGAAATATTGAACAGTATAGGCctgatttaaaaacaaaacattttcaattataCAACGCTCTTCCATGCATTAAAAATCTATATTCAACATATAAAGTGTCAAGAAAATTCATAGTTATTAGAATATTAAGTAAGCAATTAGTgtaattttgcaaaaaatacccccaaaaaatatttgccaagaaatatttataaattcAATGTCAATGGgaggctacatgtatattgttaatGAGAattatataaacccctcaaaaaaagttttgcaactcagttttgggggatgatttctttttggttaatgaagtataaaagatgaaactggtatcattggaaagctgaattattcctctttacaatgacatgccatttgtcatgattatgtaatcatggaatatgcagtcaccctgaacattgagaaaagtcagaagtgaaatgttgcaaaatgcattgatttctaacaagagtctccatttctatagaatttccaccacgcaggtgacagtgaatgcactcgatccatcctcaaaacaattggaaattcgctatttgaaacgacgcattttgcagcatttcatttctaacattgctgcgtattattatgtctgtgtatttcatgataacactagcattacaaatgacacatgattgtaaagaagaataatcatgctttctaaaaatatcacttttacacatgatgatggcacattaagaaatttattagcactcaaacttgcagtttgagttgcagaactcaaacatgacatggcaacgaattttgcaacatttcattttttacattgctgcttatttatcatgtctgtgtatttcatgataacactagcattacaaaagacacatgatcgtaaagaggaataatcatactttccaatgataccacttttacatatgatgatggcacactaagaaatttattagcactcaaacttgagttgcagaacttttttgaggggtttatttgATCAGTATAGAATGAATGAAGGAAACTGTATGAAAGAagtataaatatcatcaaaactGTTAGAGCAGGAGTGAGAGAGTGTGATTGAGTAAGAAATTATTAGAAAAGCAATTGTTCCTCTTGGATTATGATTAGTTTGGTTCTTATTTTGAGTTGTGTTATAATTCTTGCAGGCTGAGTGGATACAATACCTAAAGATCATATAACATGCAATTATTTTTTGTGTAGCCCGGCAGAGACCTTGCGACCACTTTTCCTGTCTGTCTGTTGGTCCGTTGGTCTGTCTGTTTGGTAGTTTGTTTGTTCGTCTGTTACACAAATGtgaaagtttttgttcaacctTGCTCTCATTTacttatttctgcatcaattatgttcacaCTTGGTACATAATATGATCTTTGAGTTTGAGTAATACCATATGTGTGTCCATGAGGATGATGGGGTTAAAGGTCAtcaggggtcaaaaggtcaaatgttTTGAGGTCGTGTTCAtcctttgaaattttcaacttgctctcatttcttaaTTCCTGCATCAATTTTGATCACACTTGGTTCAAATGACCCTTGGGTAAAACCATTATTTGCGTTTATGAGGATGATGGAGttaaaggtcatctaggggtcaaaatatcttcttttttttaaaacttgctctcatttatttatttcctcaTCAGTTATGTTCACACTTGGAACATGTGATCCGGGGGTAATACCACTTTTGTGTCTATGAAAATGAtcggtcaaaggtcatctaggagtcaaaaggtcaaatggtATGGGGTCTTGTTCATTTTGTTcgacttgctctcatttctttctgTATCAATTGCATTTACACATGATGCAAATAATCCTTGGGTATAAACAAcacatgcatattcatgaggTTTATAAGGTCAGAGGGCGTTTATGGGAAAGAGGATCATACTGCATATTTTATTGGTCTCAAAATTAGATGAGACTCAGAGTTTGTGAACCACCTTGTTTTAGTAATTATCCTACTTGGTTCTGAGAGGGTTAATGTCGTAAGAGGTAATTATCCTCGAGGGTATATATCTCGAGGGATGGGTGGTATTTGGAGGCGGTTGACTATTCCAGGTGTATGTCTCCTGATGCAATATATTTGACATCTCATATACTTGCTTTTTTGTTACCCATGTTATGTGTACTGGCCCCCTTTTCATAGTGccccaacaccccccccccccgcccactTTTGTTTGTTCAattattttgtctgattttatatCATAGATAGAATACATTCTATGCTGGACCTGATCTTTAAATGAGTTTAGGTTTACACAACGTCTCTCAATACTGGATACATTACCATGCTAACTGTAGAATATTGTTGAAAAATGGCGCAAAGAATAGTCACTGCTCAAAGCACACATCAAATTTGTTTGCAAAACGTGAGTGAATGTATTCTGATGTGTAGCTTCTGCAACATTATTACCAGATCAATATTGTCTGAAAAGAAGGTTTATGATGTGAGAATAAATTAATGGGCCATTGAGAAGAAAATGTGACAGGTTGACATGTGCTCTTAAACGCGGTTAATTTAACGTACCAGTTAATCGTTCAAGAGAAGATAGAGAGGAGGAATAATAAGAAGTTGAAGAAGAAGTAAAAGAGGGGGAGGATGGGGGCAACGAGGAGGATGAGGATTATTGTTGAAGAGAAGTagtggaagagggggggggggggaatgattTAGAGGAAGAAGAGAATGGGAGCAAGGAGGTGGAGGGAAGACGGAAGATCGTAAGAACAAGCATGTTCAGAAGATCGAAGGTGAAAGAGGCAAAAGAGGAAGAACAAGAAGGGAAAAGGCAGGcaaaagaggaaagaagaaaaggagaagatgAATACGAATTTAATTAAGAATATGAATACGAGGGAGAAGAACAAGGATGTTCAGAAGATCGAAGTTGAAACAGGAGAAGTCTAAAGTAAGAAAAAACAAGATGAGGGATGCAGAGGGAAGGAGAAGACTGGAGGTTTGACATGAGTCTCTTTGGGAGAAAATCCATATGGCGAGCGATTCCATAATCCATACGAGTCATTTCAACAACAATTTCCAGTCTATTAATTATAtcgggtatttatattgcgcaccttgttaggtgctcaaggcgctcctatcatgcctatattacccggctaagctagtcgtTCACAGCACACACAGCatcttgaggaattacttcgtaccggtacccatttacctcacctgggttgagtgcagcacattgtggatcagtttcttgctgaatgaaattacgccatggctaggattcgaacccacaaccctctgtttcaaagtccgaagactaatccactgggccacaacgccagtttatttgtttgcttgagcaataaaaattcatttattttctataaAGTTATACtaggtagtcatgtgaaaactgatatccaaaaaaaaatgtttgattttggGTGAATAAAAGGTAAAAATGTATGGGCTGTATTTCCCGTACTACAAGCAAAATTTCACTTCCAGTTCACTCATGGGCAACATATTTTGTGTTggtttcaatctttttttttatatgactacccagtagtactttaTTATTACCACAAAAAATGGAGTCCCTCATTTGTTTGGGCAGTTTGTAAAATGTTGCGaatatggctgatttttctagcatggaatcgcccaataGTGGTTCCCCTTTTCCAGAGGcgtatccaggattttccaaggggggggggcaaatttttcagaggaaaattttgacaagcccccctaaaaggttttcaaccacaaattaaggatatttcctACCcgaaaaaattggacaagcaaaaaaaaaaggtcttcaatttcaaaaaggaggggggggggagattggcaatggcatttttacattacacattttaatttttcttctcaaaaggGAGGGGGGGAGCATGTGCCCCTTGGATCGCACCTGTCCTTTTCTGCCAAATTACCCTTAACACTTTCAACTGCACACCACGTCCTACCCCAATATTAGTACCCCTACCCCGGATCGGACAAggattcatatttatttattcatttccgtGACGTCGTCATTGACGTTTCAAATTTATGAAGAAATGAATGATTTGCGAAAGAAACTTGGAATTTGATTCTTGTCTAGAAATGATTTTCGTAATATACTGCGGATGTGAGGTTGTCTACGAAACTTGTAAAGAGATTTTTATCGGGCCAAACGTTATCAAACCCAATTTTATGCATTTATCTCATCAGGAATAAAGAAATCTTTTGAAATCGTTAGGGTACGTTCATCATCACTATGTTTGCCATGCCGTATTATCTGATTTGTAACgatatgaattttaaaagttGCAACTCGTGTTACTGAAAAGGCTTGGAATATTATGCACTACATTCGAGCACCCAAACCCCTCCCAACACCCAACCAGATTATTTCATTCAAACCCGCGTCTTCCTCGCGTCTCTCTTTTTGAATGATTCGATACGTGTATGACAACAAAGAAGGCAAAATAGGCTCGTGTTTGGGGAGAATACGGAATGTCTTCGCAAGAGAGTAATCTTTCATTAAAATTCAAAGTTCATTTTCGCTTCGATTCTACTGCGATTAAACTGGTTTGCGCGTGTCGGCTGGCGTTTTCGGCGGAGTGCATCGGACTGCACTGATCAGTGGCCGCACCGCGGGACTGGCTTGTCACGAACTTTTCTGTCAGACGACACTGATATGTCTCATTTGGACTTATTCGATTGGCGGGTCGCGAGTTGCAGTTGCGAGTTGATTGAGAGGAGTCATCTTTCACGAGTAGATGAAAAGTGCACTCGTATCCGAttgcaattcatttttgttCTCGCATGAGGATGCGTCTGTGTCTCAAAATGGTGAAGTGGTTTGAACATGTTACACTGTGAACGCGAAAATGGAGCCCCCTGTTCCAAACAGaaaaaatgtagttaatttttCAGTGTTTACGGAAGTCATCACCGAAACTTGGATTAATTTTACGGACGGAATATACATCACATCGAGTGAGACTGACGTGTTTCCGACCTCAAATTATTCTGACCTCAAAACTTTGGTCCACCCGTCAAGTACAAGCGGAGTTACGCTTTTTAAAACAACGATTCCTTCAACGTTCATTAGTTCATGCCGTCCTGGGACACCTCTTGTAAGACAGGTATGTCGCGATCCTCTGTTCTACCCGCATGTTGCCACGTTCTTTATGTTTGCTTTTGGGTTCATCATCATTGCCGCCGTCGTCATGAATTCGCTGGTGCTCTTTGTCATGGCGAGATCGCCCCGAGGTCGGAAGTCGTCTCACAACGTGTATGCCGCCAGTCTTGCCTTTTCCGATCTCATGGTTGTGCTCATCGAGTGCCCAATGGTCTATGCACAATTCCTGTTGCCTGGCGATGTCTCGAAAATAATCTTCAACCCAAAGACATCCTGGGTTTGCATCATGTCTTTTTACTTCAACTCCTTTTTCGGTACTGCCTCAATCATGACACAGTTGGCACTCAATATCGACCGTTACTGCATGATCATTCATCCGCTCACCACAAGGGCATTTGCGACGCCCACGAACACTCGAGCTGGATTTATTCTGGTGCTGGTTTGGTCGATATCGATGATTCCACACTTTGGAAACATCTTCCTCTTAAAAGGGGTAGCCAGTGAATCGTACGAAATGCATGGTGGAAGAAGTGCATACCAGGTCAACTTTTGTATAAGCCGCAAACCTAGTGATAATCCTTACACGCCGCACGTTTACACCGCAACCGTCTTTACAATCTTCTATCTGTCAACACTGGTCACAACAATTGGTCTGTACATTAAAATAGTGTTCTCTCTGAGACAAAGAAAACCATCTCCAGCAGCCGCAGACGATCGAATATACTCCATATACATGCGAAGAGACTCGGTGCGCGTAAGCCGCCAAAAGTTTCACCGTGCAGCTTCGCGAAATATTTTGCGGATAATGGGTTGTTCTGTGCTGTCTTACTGCTTCTGCTACTCTATCTACTTCTACATCAACCtgtactatatttattttggaTTCTTGAGAAACAACGGTTTCTCGCTGTTCGTTATCGCGAACCTGATGGGCGCGTTCAACGCGCTTGTGAATCCAACATTGTTTGCTTGTTACAGTGACGAATTTAAGAAAATGGTGTTCGCGAAGATCGGATGCTGTGGGCCAAAGAGTGGAAACGCGCAATCACTGCGATCCAGTTACCGGAACTCGAGTGAGAGTGTTCGACGCGCATCCGTGTATCAAACTTCTTCGAACTCGTCGGTCGTTAGCACTGCGACGTCGAATAACGATGTTTTGCCAACTCGAAGTCAGACTCGTATACATTCTGAGTCAACAACAGTGACAGAGACAGAAGCCTAGAGAAAATCGTTCAAATATGTCGAACTATGGTCGAACTTATTGCTGTTTAAATTTCTTTCAATGCAATGATTCGGTTTTATCTTTAGTTTTCTCATACCTAAAATCTTGTTGTAATCACGATGTTACCGTAACATTCAACTTGAACTGGGTGCATAAAGAATTccaatcaaatttgaattaattaCTAACCAAGTAAAATCACGCTTTGAAACTCCTTCATTTTAAGTTGCGGTAAATGCAACTATAGATAAATGGGGAATGATGGATACACTTTTCTGGTATATTTACACAGTAAGAAATGATGAGTATGCACAATAATCTATGATGTATTCGTGCtagatcttttttttcaatatctcaTTTGAAAGATTTATATAAAACTTCTATTTTGCTAGTATATCGAtgtttatcttatttatttttgcacttgatttgaatttattggaTTGAATTATAGAAAGTTACGGTGGACAGGTACAGATTaccaaaaaaatgcataaacaCAAGTTAGTATTGTGAATAATATAGAGCAGGCCTAGTCGTTACATGTTTTcgcaaaaatacaaacatttgttttttattgatagGACTTGGATGCTTGACAAgctttgttttatattatagCGCTTACCACAGTAACAGTCGTACAATTTGGCCTCCCAACCAATTTCAACCAACGATAGTTGTCAGatcttctgtttctgtttatggtaactcccgtaggaacttaGCAGAACAGCATTTtactggtaaacgccaagctggtatataaccaatgacctaggaaacattttacgtcaagattaatcagtcatagtggctgaccttatagacgacagGGGCCTTTTtgtcaaagtggagacaatggcagagtggggattcgaactcacaacctagCGATTGTGAGTCCAATGCTCTGACCACAGGACCACAACTTGCTGATGACAAATATTGATGAGATGCTTCCCAGTAGggcgttttatcattttttttaatcagacaAGTTTTCATATCTAACAAATTTTATTGGCTTACAATCCCACGTGTCTGACTGTTGCTGTGGTTAAATGAGAAtaaaacatttggaacaagacAGCTTGAcatgtgtgaaaacagaaaaattagataaacagataaatgaaagtttgataaaaatcgggcaaataatgagaaagttatgagcatttgaatattgtgatcactcatgctatggagatcctcaatttggcaatgcgacaaagatgtgtgatgtcacttgtgaacaactcttcccattattttagtatatatttcacttaaattgtctcttttttcacatctatcagtagatcatgtatactttctataggagggcatataatacagatttttttaagaatacatcatggataaagagtttatATCACCATTAGAAAAAAGCAAACAGAGACATTTTGAgagtatttcatagtccatcaaagggaaagttgttcacatgtgacatcataaaaccttgtcgcattgccaatctgaggatctccatagcattagtgattgcaatattcaaatgctcataactttctcactatatgtccgatttttctcaagctttccttgttcttattctttgatttttctctttccacacaagcctacttgttccaaaggtttcattcccctttaatgtcgATTAAAGCACCAGACAGGCCCTTTCATAAAATCCCCTTGGATGTCACCGGTATAGCATTTGTAAAAAGGAGTATCGTGATAAGTTTGGTGATTAGTTTTGTTAAATAAATCGAGTTTATATCCAGTGATTAACAGTATATTCTTATACAAAATATAagttttttcattaaaaaaacttgaTGGATTTAGCAATTCAAAATAACATGATGAAAAAATCCGGACATTCAAAAGAGAAATGTaaagcagcctttgtcgaaaatcgatgAATCAAAACACCGCGTCCGTGACTCTGGAAAAGCTATCTATTGCCATTTTTCGTCCGGTCCGAAATCTTACGACAAagtgctgtcccggtccaccaactttcgacaatgacctctcaTCTATCCATTGTGATTTAACGAACACTTTCAATAGATTCTCAACGTTCCAAAAAGCGTCTGCAAAGTTGATGGTAAAATACGCCTGTCTCTCTGTTGGTACATAGGCCTACGCTTCGGAAAGATAAATCACATGCTACATAATAATTATTGCGAAAATAcatgaaagaagaagaaatgtaaTGCAATGTGATatcagagatacatgtatgtaactcaAATAGTTTTTGTGACTACACAACCTAACTGGGTATATAGTCTGTAGGCCTATTAGGTACACGAGTTCACATTTTGTAACAAAGATGTCTCA encodes:
- the LOC121415394 gene encoding QRFP-like peptide receptor, which translates into the protein MNSLVLFVMARSPRGRKSSHNVYAASLAFSDLMVVLIECPMVYAQFLLPGDVSKIIFNPKTSWVCIMSFYFNSFFGTASIMTQLALNIDRYCMIIHPLTTRAFATPTNTRAGFILVLVWSISMIPHFGNIFLLKGVASESYEMHGGRSAYQVNFCISRKPSDNPYTPHVYTATVFTIFYLSTLVTTIGLYIKIVFSLRQRKPSPAAADDRIYSIYMRRDSVRVSRQKFHRAASRNILRIMGCSVLSYCFCYSIYFYINLYYIYFGFLRNNGFSLFVIANLMGAFNALVNPTLFACYSDEFKKMVFAKIGCCGPKSGNAQSLRSSYRNSSESVRRASVYQTSSNSSVVSTATSNNDVLPTRSQTRIHSESTTVTETEA